The Streptomyces laurentii genome contains a region encoding:
- a CDS encoding 30S ribosomal protein S2 (30S ribosomal protein S2 [Streptomyces albus J1074];~Ribosomal protein S2 (RPS2), involved in formation of the translation initiation complex, where it might contact the messenger RNA and several components of the ribosome. It has been shown that in Escherichia coli RPS2 is essential for the binding of...; cd01425;~S8 interaction site;~identified by MetaGeneAnnotator; putative;~putative laminin-1 binding site;~rRNA interaction site [nucleotide binding]) — MAVVTMRELLESGVHFGHQTRRWNPKMKRFIFTERNGIYIIDLLQSLSYIDRAYEFVKETVAHGGSIMFVGTKKQAQEAIAEQATRVGMPYVNQRWLGGMLTNFSTVYKRLQRLKELEQIDFEDVAASGLTKKELLVLSREKAKLEKTLGGIREMQKVPSAVWIVDTKKEHIAVGEARKLHIPVVAILDTNCDPDEVDYKIPGNDDAIRSVTLLTRVIADAVAEGLIARSGAATGDSKPGEKAAGEPLAEWERDLLEGEKKADEAAAEKPAEAAAEAPAETPAEAPAEAAAEAPAADAEQA; from the coding sequence ATGGCCGTCGTCACGATGCGGGAGCTGCTGGAGAGCGGCGTCCACTTCGGTCACCAGACCCGTCGCTGGAACCCGAAGATGAAGCGCTTCATCTTCACCGAGCGCAACGGCATCTACATCATCGACCTGCTCCAGTCGCTGTCGTACATCGACCGCGCCTACGAGTTCGTCAAGGAGACCGTCGCGCACGGCGGCTCCATCATGTTCGTCGGTACGAAGAAGCAGGCGCAGGAGGCCATCGCCGAGCAGGCGACCCGCGTCGGCATGCCGTACGTCAACCAGCGCTGGCTGGGCGGCATGCTCACCAACTTCTCGACCGTCTACAAGCGTCTGCAGCGCCTCAAGGAGCTCGAGCAGATCGACTTCGAGGACGTGGCCGCCTCCGGCCTCACCAAGAAGGAGCTCCTGGTCCTCTCCCGCGAGAAGGCCAAGCTGGAGAAGACCCTTGGTGGTATCCGCGAGATGCAGAAGGTGCCGAGCGCCGTCTGGATCGTCGACACCAAGAAGGAGCACATCGCCGTCGGTGAGGCGCGCAAGCTCCACATCCCGGTCGTCGCGATCCTCGACACCAACTGCGACCCCGACGAGGTCGACTACAAGATCCCGGGCAACGACGACGCGATCCGCTCCGTCACCCTGCTCACCCGCGTGATCGCCGACGCCGTCGCCGAGGGCCTCATCGCCCGTTCCGGCGCCGCGACCGGCGACTCGAAGCCGGGCGAGAAGGCCGCCGGCGAGCCGCTCGCCGAGTGGGAGCGCGACCTGCTCGAGGGTGAGAAGAAGGCCGACGAGGCCGCCGCCGAGAAGCCGGCCGAGGCTGCCGCCGAGGCCCCCGCCGAGACCCCGGCTGAGGCCCCCGCCGAGGCCGCTGCCGAGGCTCCGGCCGCGGACGCCGAGCAGGCCTGA
- a CDS encoding transcriptional regulator, tetR family (Bacterial regulatory proteins, tetR family; pfam00440;~Transcriptional regulator [Transcription]; COG1309;~Transcriptional regulator, TetR family [Streptomyces venezuelae ATCC10712];~identified by MetaGeneAnnotator; putative) has translation MAEHRTMQRGALLDAARSLLSEGGTEALTFPALAERTGLARSSVYEYFRSRAAVVEELCAVDFPVWAAEVEAAMAGATTAEGKIEAYVRTQLDLVGDRRHRAVVAISASELDDGAREKIRAAHGGLVTMIVDALSALGRPRPRLEAMLLQGVVDAAVRRLELGAAEDPATIADAAVSMALGGIRGV, from the coding sequence GTGGCCGAGCACCGGACCATGCAGCGCGGCGCCCTCCTGGACGCCGCGCGCTCCCTGCTGTCCGAAGGCGGGACGGAGGCGCTGACCTTCCCCGCTCTCGCCGAGCGCACGGGCCTGGCCCGCTCCTCGGTCTACGAGTACTTCCGGTCCCGGGCGGCCGTCGTCGAGGAACTGTGCGCCGTCGACTTCCCCGTCTGGGCCGCCGAGGTCGAAGCCGCCATGGCCGGCGCCACGACCGCCGAGGGCAAGATCGAGGCGTACGTCCGGACCCAGCTGGACTTGGTGGGGGACCGGCGCCACCGCGCGGTCGTCGCGATCTCCGCGAGCGAACTCGACGACGGCGCCCGGGAGAAGATCCGCGCCGCCCACGGCGGCCTCGTCACCATGATCGTGGACGCGCTCTCCGCACTCGGCCGCCCCCGGCCCCGCCTGGAGGCCATGCTCCTCCAAGGCGTCGTCGACGCCGCCGTCCGCCGCCTCGAACTCGGCGCCGCCGAGGATCCGGCCACCATCGCGGACGCCGCGGTATCCATGGCCCTGGGCGGTATCCGCGGCGTTTGA
- a CDS encoding Mg2+ chelatase family protein (ATP binding site [chemical binding];~MG(2+) CHELATASE FAMILY PROTEIN or ComM-related protein [Streptomyces venezuelae ATCC10712];~Magnesium chelatase, subunit ChlI; pfam13335;~Predicted ATPase with chaperone activity [Posttranslational modification, protein turnover, chaperones];~Subunit ChlI of Mg-chelatase; pfam13541;~The AAA+ (ATPases Associated with a wide variety of cellular Activities) superfamily represents an ancient group of ATPases belonging to the ASCE (for additional strand, catalytic E) division of the P-loop NTPase fold. The ASCE division also includes ABC; cd00009;~Walker A motif;~Walker B motif;~identified by MetaGeneAnnotator; putative) has protein sequence MGFARTCSVALVGVEGVVVEVQADLEPGVAAFTLVGLPDKSLTESRDRVRAAIVNSQAEWPQKKITVGLSPASVPKGGSGFDLAVAAALLAAAERIDPTAIADLVLIGELGLDGRVRPVRGILPAVLAAADAGYHQVVVPEQTAGEAALVPGVSVLGVRTLRQLIAILTDEPVPQEPPHEDGRPDPMLAGLLLPGAGAGTGLAAGPAGQPADTLPDLADVAGQHTARRALEIAAAGGHHLFLTGPPGAGKTMLAERLPGILPPLTRQESLEATAVHSVAGILPPGEPLVRHAPYCAPHHSATMQSLVGGGNGLPRPGAVSLAHRGVLFLDESPEFSAKALDALRQPLESGHVIVARAAGVVRLPARFLLVLAANPCPCGRHTLHGTGCECPSAVIRRYQARLSGPLLDRVDLRVEARPVTRSDLLGHGPRGEPSSTVAARVREARDRAATRLADTPWTVNSAIPGHALRTRFPAAPGALAAVEHDLERGLLTARGLDRVLRVAWTVADLAGHDRPTADDLALALELRTGIARGIPATQGEWT, from the coding sequence ATGGGATTCGCCCGCACCTGCTCCGTCGCCCTCGTCGGCGTCGAAGGCGTCGTCGTCGAAGTCCAGGCCGACCTCGAACCCGGCGTCGCCGCCTTCACCCTCGTCGGACTCCCCGACAAGAGCCTCACCGAGAGCCGCGACCGCGTTCGCGCCGCCATCGTCAACTCCCAGGCCGAATGGCCCCAGAAGAAGATCACCGTGGGCCTCAGCCCCGCCTCCGTCCCGAAAGGCGGCTCGGGTTTCGATCTCGCCGTGGCGGCGGCCTTGCTTGCCGCCGCCGAACGCATCGACCCCACGGCCATCGCCGACCTCGTCCTCATCGGCGAACTCGGCCTCGACGGCCGCGTCCGCCCCGTCCGCGGCATCCTGCCCGCCGTCCTCGCCGCCGCCGACGCCGGCTACCACCAGGTCGTCGTCCCCGAACAGACCGCCGGCGAAGCCGCCCTGGTCCCCGGGGTCTCCGTCCTCGGCGTCCGCACCCTGCGCCAGCTCATCGCGATCCTCACCGACGAACCCGTCCCCCAGGAGCCACCCCACGAGGACGGCCGGCCCGACCCGATGCTCGCCGGACTCCTCCTCCCCGGGGCGGGAGCCGGCACCGGCCTCGCCGCCGGGCCCGCCGGACAACCCGCCGACACCCTGCCCGACCTCGCCGACGTCGCGGGGCAGCACACCGCCCGCCGCGCCCTCGAAATCGCCGCCGCCGGCGGCCACCACCTGTTCCTCACCGGACCGCCCGGCGCCGGGAAGACCATGCTCGCCGAACGACTCCCCGGCATCCTGCCGCCCCTCACCCGTCAGGAATCCCTCGAAGCCACCGCCGTCCACTCCGTCGCCGGCATCCTCCCGCCCGGCGAACCCCTCGTCCGCCACGCGCCCTACTGCGCACCCCACCACTCCGCGACCATGCAGTCCCTGGTCGGCGGCGGCAACGGACTGCCCCGCCCCGGAGCCGTCTCCCTCGCTCATCGAGGTGTGCTTTTTCTGGATGAATCACCAGAATTCAGCGCCAAAGCGCTCGACGCCCTGCGCCAGCCCCTCGAATCCGGGCACGTCATCGTCGCCCGCGCCGCCGGCGTCGTCCGGCTCCCCGCCCGCTTCCTGCTCGTCCTCGCGGCCAACCCCTGCCCCTGCGGCCGCCACACCCTCCACGGCACCGGCTGCGAGTGCCCCTCCGCCGTCATCCGCCGCTACCAGGCCCGCCTGTCCGGCCCCCTCCTCGACCGCGTCGACCTCCGCGTCGAAGCCCGCCCCGTCACCCGCTCCGACCTCCTCGGCCACGGCCCCCGCGGCGAACCCAGCAGCACCGTCGCCGCCCGCGTCCGCGAAGCCCGCGACCGCGCCGCCACCCGCCTCGCCGACACCCCCTGGACCGTCAACAGCGCCATCCCCGGCCACGCGCTGCGCACTCGCTTCCCCGCCGCGCCCGGCGCCCTCGCCGCCGTCGAACACGACCTCGAACGCGGCCTGCTCACCGCCCGCGGCCTCGACCGCGTCCTCCGCGTCGCCTGGACCGTCGCCGACCTCGCCGGACACGACCGGCCCACCGCCGACGACCTCGCCCTCGCCCTCGAACTCCGCACCGGCATCGCCCGAGGCATCCCCGCCACCCAGGGGGAGTGGACATGA
- a CDS encoding uridylate kinase (UMP kinase (UMPK)-Ec, the microbial/chloroplast uridine monophosphate kinase (uridylate kinase) enzyme that catalyzes UMP phosphorylation and playsa key role in pyrimidine nucleotide biosynthesis; regulation of this process is via feed-back control and...; cd04254;~homohexameric interface [polypeptide binding];~identified by MetaGeneAnnotator; putative;~putative nucleotide binding site [chemical binding];~uridine monophosphate binding site [chemical binding];~uridylate kinase [Streptomyces cattleya NRRL 8057 = DSM46488]), with protein MNQGAAQGDDKNGKKAGRFMLKLSGEAFSGGTGLGVDPDVVHAIAREIAAVVRDGAEIAIVIGGGNFFRGAELQQRGMDRARSDYMGMLGTVMNCLALQDFLEKEGIDSRVQTAITMGQVAEPYIPLRAVRHLEKGRVVIFGAGMGMPYFSTDTTAAQRALEIDAEALLMGKNGVDGVYDSDPKRNPDAVKFDALEYGEVLSRDLKVADATAITLCRDNNLPILVFELLAEGNIARAVKGEKIGTLVSDQGTRA; from the coding sequence ATGAATCAGGGCGCCGCACAGGGCGACGACAAGAACGGCAAGAAGGCCGGCCGCTTCATGCTGAAGCTGTCCGGAGAGGCATTCTCCGGAGGTACCGGCCTCGGGGTCGACCCGGATGTCGTGCACGCGATCGCGCGCGAGATCGCCGCGGTCGTACGTGACGGTGCGGAGATCGCCATCGTCATCGGCGGCGGCAACTTCTTCCGCGGCGCCGAGCTCCAGCAGCGCGGCATGGACCGGGCCCGCTCCGACTACATGGGCATGCTCGGCACCGTGATGAACTGCCTCGCCCTCCAGGACTTCCTGGAGAAGGAGGGCATCGACTCCCGCGTCCAGACGGCCATCACCATGGGCCAGGTCGCCGAGCCGTACATCCCGCTGCGCGCCGTGCGCCACCTGGAGAAGGGCCGCGTGGTCATCTTCGGTGCCGGCATGGGCATGCCGTACTTCTCCACCGACACCACGGCCGCCCAGCGCGCCCTGGAGATCGACGCCGAGGCCCTGCTCATGGGCAAGAACGGCGTGGACGGTGTCTACGACTCCGACCCGAAGCGGAACCCGGACGCGGTCAAGTTCGACGCTCTGGAGTACGGCGAGGTGCTGTCCCGCGACCTGAAGGTCGCCGACGCCACCGCCATCACCCTGTGCCGTGACAACAACCTTCCGATCCTCGTCTTCGAACTGCTCGCCGAGGGCAATATCGCGCGCGCGGTGAAGGGTGAGAAGATCGGCACGCTCGTGAGCGACCAGGGCACCCGGGCCTGA
- a CDS encoding DNA processing smf-family protein (DNA processing Smf-family protein [Streptomyces albus J1074];~DNA recombination-mediator protein A; pfam02481;~Possible lysine decarboxylase; cl00695;~identified by MetaGeneAnnotator; putative) — protein MTEADMTAGRHPHETERLARAALTHIVEPGDEHAGRALRHLGPTGLLRLLAEPGDQPPLPGTGPDPAAEPDLERALPDTGPQRLASWRRRARTVTPEHDLDRIARLGGRFLIPGDPEWPSQLDDLGDTRPLGLWVRGPADLRTWALRSVAVVGARACTPYGAHAAATLAAGLAERGWVVVSGAAYGVDAAAHRGALGSGGATVAVLACGVDVPYPRGHAQLLARVAEQGLVIGELPPGGHPTRSRFVLRNRVIAALTRGTVVVEAPYRSGSLVTARAAARLGRHTMGIPGPVTSGLSAGVHELLRGEATLVTDAADVIELVGDIGELAPLRRGPVLSRDLLAPDTARVLEALPGRDAAPVADIATRAGTHPDHALAKLYELHSLGFVERRQDEWQLTNRRTEPSNARHGGT, from the coding sequence ATGACCGAAGCGGACATGACCGCCGGCCGACACCCCCACGAGACCGAACGCCTCGCCCGCGCCGCCCTCACCCACATCGTCGAACCCGGCGACGAACACGCCGGCCGGGCCCTGCGCCACCTCGGCCCCACCGGCCTCCTGCGGCTCCTCGCCGAACCCGGTGACCAGCCGCCGCTGCCCGGTACCGGCCCCGATCCGGCCGCTGAACCAGACCTTGAGCGGGCCCTCCCCGACACCGGCCCCCAGCGCCTCGCGAGCTGGCGCCGCCGCGCCCGTACCGTGACACCCGAACACGACCTCGACCGGATCGCCCGCCTCGGCGGACGCTTCCTCATCCCCGGCGACCCCGAATGGCCCAGCCAGCTCGACGACCTCGGCGACACCCGCCCCCTCGGCCTCTGGGTCCGCGGCCCCGCCGACCTGCGCACCTGGGCCCTCCGCTCCGTAGCCGTCGTCGGCGCCCGCGCCTGCACCCCGTACGGCGCCCACGCCGCCGCCACCCTCGCCGCGGGACTCGCCGAACGCGGCTGGGTCGTCGTCTCCGGAGCCGCGTACGGCGTCGACGCCGCCGCCCACCGGGGCGCCCTCGGCTCCGGCGGCGCCACCGTCGCCGTCCTCGCCTGCGGAGTCGACGTCCCCTACCCCCGCGGCCACGCCCAGCTCCTCGCCCGCGTCGCCGAACAAGGCCTCGTCATCGGCGAACTCCCACCCGGCGGCCACCCCACCCGCAGCCGCTTTGTCCTGCGCAACCGCGTCATCGCCGCCCTCACCCGCGGCACCGTCGTCGTCGAAGCCCCCTACCGCAGCGGCTCCCTCGTCACCGCCCGCGCCGCCGCCCGCCTCGGCCGCCACACCATGGGCATCCCCGGCCCCGTGACCAGCGGACTCTCCGCAGGGGTCCACGAACTCCTGCGCGGCGAAGCCACCCTCGTCACCGACGCCGCCGATGTCATCGAACTCGTCGGCGACATCGGTGAACTCGCCCCGCTCCGCCGCGGTCCCGTCCTGTCCCGCGACCTCCTCGCCCCCGACACCGCCCGCGTCCTCGAAGCCCTCCCGGGCCGGGACGCCGCACCCGTCGCCGACATCGCCACCCGGGCCGGCACCCACCCCGACCACGCCCTCGCCAAACTGTACGAACTCCACTCCCTCGGGTTCGTCGAACGACGGCAGGACGAATGGCAGTTGACGAACAGGAGAACCGAACCCTCGAACGCCCGGCATGGCGGTACTTGA
- a CDS encoding fliA/whiG subfamily RNA polymerase sigma-28 subunit (DNA binding residues [nucleotide binding];~FliA/WhiG subfamily RNA polymerase sigma-28 subunit [Streptomyces sp. SirexAA- E];~KEGG: sgr:SGR_1866 RNA polymerase sigma factor WhiG; TIGRFAM: RNA polymerase sigma factor, FliA/WhiG family; RNA polymerase sigma factor, sigma-70 family; PFAM: sigma-70 region 4 domain protein; sigma-70 region 2 domain protein; sigma-70 region 3 domain protein;~RNA polymerase sigma factor WhiG; Reviewed;~Sigma-70 region 2; pfam04542;~Sigma-70 region 3; pfam04539;~Sigma70, region (SR) 4 refers to the most C-terminal of four conserved domains foundin Escherichia coli (Ec) sigma70, the main housekeeping sigma, and related sigma-factors (SFs). A SF isa dissociable subunit of RNA polymerase, it directs bacterial or...; cd06171;~identified by MetaGeneAnnotator; putative) — protein sequence MSKRVLSVIPKGPTRATAPLEDMDDDGTPDRRHPPLFAHRDRTLTLRSRSSPARSPYRHLRTRQQNGSRQRMPQHTSGSDRAAVPPAARGTVRPPAPTTLDELWRSYKDTGDERLREQLILHYSPLVKYVAGRVSVGLPSNVEQADFVSSGVFGLIDAIEKFDVERSIKFETYAITRIRGAMIDELRALDWIPRSVRQKARNVERAYATLEAQLRRTPSEAEVADEMGIALEELHTVFSQLSLANVVALEELLHVGGEGGDRLSLMDTLEDTAADNPVEVAEDRELRRLLARAINTLPEREKTVVTLYYYEGLTLAEIGHVLGVTESRVSQIHTKSVLQLRAKLADVGR from the coding sequence ATGAGCAAGCGAGTTCTCTCGGTCATCCCCAAGGGGCCGACCCGCGCCACGGCCCCTCTCGAAGACATGGACGACGACGGCACCCCGGACCGGCGCCATCCACCGCTGTTCGCGCACCGCGACCGCACACTCACGCTACGCTCACGAAGTTCCCCCGCCCGCTCCCCGTACCGTCACCTCCGCACCCGACAGCAGAACGGCTCAAGGCAACGCATGCCCCAGCACACCTCCGGGTCTGACCGCGCTGCGGTGCCCCCAGCAGCCCGGGGCACCGTGCGGCCACCCGCCCCCACCACGCTCGACGAGCTGTGGCGGTCGTACAAGGACACCGGCGACGAGCGGCTGCGGGAACAGCTGATCCTGCACTACTCACCCCTCGTCAAATACGTCGCCGGACGCGTCAGCGTCGGTCTCCCCTCCAATGTCGAGCAGGCCGACTTCGTCTCCTCCGGAGTCTTCGGACTCATCGACGCCATCGAGAAGTTCGACGTCGAGCGCTCCATCAAGTTCGAGACGTACGCCATCACGCGCATCCGCGGCGCGATGATCGACGAACTCCGCGCCCTCGACTGGATCCCGCGCTCCGTCCGCCAGAAGGCCCGCAACGTCGAGCGGGCCTACGCGACCCTCGAAGCGCAACTCCGGCGCACCCCCTCCGAAGCGGAAGTCGCCGACGAGATGGGAATCGCTCTGGAGGAACTGCACACTGTTTTCAGCCAGTTGTCGCTGGCCAACGTCGTCGCCCTCGAAGAGCTCCTGCACGTCGGCGGCGAGGGCGGCGACCGGCTGTCGCTCATGGACACCCTTGAGGACACCGCCGCCGACAATCCCGTCGAAGTCGCCGAGGACCGCGAACTGCGCCGGCTCCTGGCCCGCGCGATCAACACCCTTCCCGAGCGCGAGAAGACCGTCGTCACGCTCTACTACTACGAGGGCCTGACTCTGGCTGAGATCGGCCACGTCCTCGGCGTCACCGAGAGCCGGGTCAGCCAGATCCACACCAAGTCCGTTCTCCAGCTCCGCGCCAAACTGGCGGACGTGGGCCGCTGA
- a CDS encoding elongation factor ts (Elongation factor TS; pfam00889;~UBA/TS-N domain; pfam00627;~elongation factor Ts [Streptomyces cattleya NRRL 8057= DSM46488];~elongation factor Ts; Provisional; PRK09377;~identified by MetaGeneAnnotator; putative) yields the protein MANYTAADVKKLRELTGAGMMDCKKALDEAAGDVDKAVEALRIKGQKGVAKREGRSAENGAVVSLIADDNTSGVLVELKCETDFVAKGEKFLAVADALAAHVAATKPADLEALLASEIEAGKTVQAFVDEANANLGEKIVLDRFAAYADGFVSAYMHRTMPDLPPQIGVLVELDKDDAAVAKGVAQHIAAFAPKYLSKEDVPAEVVETERRVAEETTRAEGKPEAALPKIVEGRLNGFFKDATLLGQPYALDNKKTVQQILDEAGVTLKRFTRIKVGI from the coding sequence ATGGCGAACTACACCGCCGCTGACGTCAAGAAGCTCCGCGAGCTCACCGGCGCCGGCATGATGGACTGCAAGAAGGCCCTGGACGAGGCCGCCGGCGATGTCGACAAGGCCGTCGAGGCCCTGCGCATCAAGGGCCAGAAGGGTGTCGCCAAGCGTGAGGGCCGCTCCGCCGAGAACGGCGCCGTGGTCTCCCTCATCGCCGACGACAACACCTCCGGTGTCCTGGTCGAGCTGAAGTGCGAGACGGACTTCGTCGCCAAGGGCGAGAAGTTCCTCGCCGTCGCCGACGCGCTGGCCGCCCACGTCGCCGCCACCAAGCCGGCCGACCTCGAGGCCCTGCTCGCCTCCGAGATCGAGGCCGGCAAGACCGTCCAGGCGTTCGTCGACGAGGCCAACGCCAACCTCGGCGAGAAGATCGTCCTCGACCGCTTCGCCGCGTACGCCGACGGCTTCGTCTCCGCGTACATGCACCGCACGATGCCCGACCTGCCGCCGCAGATCGGTGTCCTCGTCGAGCTCGACAAGGACGACGCCGCGGTCGCCAAGGGTGTCGCGCAGCACATCGCCGCGTTCGCCCCGAAGTACCTCTCCAAGGAGGACGTCCCGGCCGAGGTCGTCGAGACCGAGCGTCGCGTCGCCGAGGAGACCACCCGCGCCGAGGGCAAGCCCGAGGCCGCGCTGCCGAAGATCGTCGAGGGTCGCCTCAACGGTTTCTTCAAGGACGCCACGCTGCTCGGCCAGCCGTACGCCCTTGACAACAAGAAGACCGTCCAGCAGATCCTGGACGAGGCCGGTGTCACCCTGAAGCGCTTCACCCGCATCAAGGTCGGCATCTGA
- a CDS encoding possible membrane endopeptidase (Membrane proteins related to metalloendopeptidases [Cell envelope biogenesis, outer membrane]; COG0739;~Peptidase family M23; pfam01551;~Possible membrane endopeptidase [Streptomyces venezuelae ATCC10712];~identified by MetaGeneAnnotator; putative), translating to MHIVTTTALSVILPLALPLPPTPPRSTPPPHPTPSSAHPARASWPVGPPRPEILRRWEPPPGPYAAGHRGVDLAAPPGTPVRAPAASTVAFAGQVGGHGVLTLTLAGTGTPPLRTTYGPVDPLLPAGSAVRAGDLLAHVTDGDHCPAPASTGACYGATPT from the coding sequence ATGCACATCGTCACCACGACGGCACTTTCCGTGATCCTGCCCCTGGCCTTGCCACTGCCCCCGACACCACCACGTTCGACTCCCCCACCGCACCCCACCCCCTCATCCGCGCACCCGGCCCGCGCGAGCTGGCCGGTGGGACCACCCCGGCCCGAGATCCTGCGCAGGTGGGAGCCACCGCCGGGCCCGTACGCGGCGGGCCACCGCGGCGTCGACCTGGCCGCACCGCCCGGCACCCCGGTCCGCGCCCCGGCGGCCAGCACGGTCGCTTTCGCCGGCCAGGTCGGCGGTCACGGCGTCCTCACCCTGACCCTCGCCGGGACGGGCACCCCGCCGCTGCGCACCACCTACGGCCCCGTTGACCCGCTGCTCCCGGCCGGTAGCGCGGTACGCGCGGGCGACCTGCTCGCGCACGTCACCGACGGAGACCACTGCCCCGCACCTGCCTCCACTGGGGCCTGCTACGGGGCGACACCTACCTGA